In Lachancea thermotolerans CBS 6340 chromosome H complete sequence, a single genomic region encodes these proteins:
- a CDS encoding Zn(II)2Cys6 transcription factor (conserved hypothetical protein), with product MSLPARDAQGISIISCQQCRERKVRCSRHIPRCRSCDKREYVCRYPQTHRKTSTKLTKKRRSENTRFYGFSSVNKALFEVGMPFCNIDSELESKNAPSQMRRFMSSSVYDRCIKNPEIAVDAVRSIKDSIGCFLFSEAMNLTGLEETLLSNGNIDYQCLLLLYSAIVFSERFEKFSPEVTSVVNELNTVLDDCPDCPEKVVSLILLADYYHYKLKIETAWKCTFLATSIAYALGLHLSSSKVWSMLVLHDALLCSVVGRPSSIKWVNPKLVGRACNNWGEIALLLREANDILLVSYNWTIEKVISLDFRFNDLIERVKKDMKVSSAVNDARDTLSWYLKLCILTASRIKLIYPVCSRYEALKPQLDQNCSDLSQCLRGIFGLLTSSKLATKENPYYLRSQCFLSYCSIFQGLLLELHFCSTQVTSGSAGSLEKENNFPLPQGTSSAVSQPCSLTNISVLLQEYDRVSDSVKLCSFMLDVFTSFRVLISKKEGKGAYEESFNTSVSPIGLTEESISNCSSFSESPINVEPSGNSLSWITGDMADWITACFSGEPPTFYAPENLD from the coding sequence ATGTCCTTGCCTGCTAGAGATGCACAAGGGATCTCGATCATATCATGTCAACAGTGTAGGGAGAGAAAAGTGAGGTGTAGCAGACATATACCTAGGTGCCGGAGCTGCGATAAGAGAGAGTATGTTTGCCGATATCCGCAAACTCATAGAAAAACAAGTACAAAGCTTACCAAAAAGCGTCGGAGTGAAAATACTCGATTTTATGGCTTTAGCTCAGTTAACAAAGCTCTCTTCGAGGTCGGAATGCCGTTTTGTAATATCGATTCCGAGCTCGAGAGCAAAAATGCACCTAGCCAAATGAGGCGGTTTATGTCCTCATCAGTGTACGACAGGTGTATCAAGAACCCAGAAATTGCTGTAGATGCTGTCAGGAGCATAAAAGACAGTATAGGTTGCTTTTTATTCTCTGAGGCAATGAACTTAACCGGGTTAGAAGAGACACTTCTATCTAATGGTAATATTGACTACCAATGCTTGCTTCTTTTATATTCCGCCATAGTGTTTTCGGAacgatttgaaaaattctctCCCGAAGTTACAAGCGTCGTCAATGAACTAAATACTGTCTTAGACGACTGCCCAGATTGTCCTGAAAAAGTCGTGTCATTAATTTTATTGGCAGATTATTACCACTACAAATTGAAAATCGAAACTGCATGGAAATGCACATTTCTTGCTACATCAATCGCATACGCCTTGGGACTTCacctctcttcttcaaaggtCTGGTCGATGTTAGTTCTACACGATGCGCTGCTATGCTCGGTAGTTGGCCGCCCATCATCAATTAAATGGGTAAATCCGAAACTTGTTGGCCGTGCTTGCAACAACTGGGGGGAAATAGCTCTACTGTTGCGGGAAGCTAATGATATTTTGCTTGTTTCCTACAATTGGACTATAGAGAAAGTAATTTCGTTAGATTTCCGCTTCAATGACCTTATTGAAAGAGTCAAAAAGGATATGAAAGTTTCATCTGCTGTGAATGATGCAAGGGATACCCTATCGTGGTATCTGAAGCTTTGTATCTTAACGGCAAGTCGGATCAAGCTCATATATCCTGTTTGTTCAAGATATGAGGCGCTGAAGCCTCAGCTTGACCAAAATTGTAGCGACCTAAGTCAATGTCTTCGTGGAATTTTTGGGCTACTGACTTCTAGCAAACTAGCAACCAAGGAAAACCCGTACTACCTCAGATCCCAATGTTTTTTGTCATATTGCAGCATATTTCAAGGCCTTCTTTTAGAACTTCACTTTTGCTCTACACAGGTCACTTCTGGAAGCGCCGGGTCTCTAGAAAAAGAGAACAATTTCCCTTTGCCACAAGGGACAAGTTCAGCTGTCAGTCAACCTTGCTCTTTGACCAATATTTCAGTACTACTACAGGAATACGATCGAGTTTCAGACAGCGTGAAACTTTGTTCATTCATGTTAGATGTTTTTACCTCTTTTAGAGTTTTGATcagcaaaaaagaaggaaaggGAGCATACGAGGAGTCTTTCAATACTAGCGTTTCGCCCATTGGTTTAACAGAAGAGTCCATCTCGAATTGCTCTAGTTTTTCGGAAAGCCCTATCAATGTTGAGCCATCGGGAAACTCCCTTTCATGGATTACTGGGGATATGGCCGACTGGATTACAGCATGCTTTTCAGGCGAACCACCTACTTTCTATGCCCCGGAAAACCTTGAttaa